In Gemmata obscuriglobus, a single genomic region encodes these proteins:
- a CDS encoding DUF1549 and DUF1553 domain-containing protein, giving the protein MTRRAVPVALLALVLLAVEYAGGEPPKYADPELKPKDRAHWAFIPPKRPVLPKAPPGANPIDAFVRARLDAEGLKPSPRADKLTLIRRLTLDLTGLPPTPAEVEAFLTDERPGAYETLVDRLLASPHFGERWATHWLDVVRFAETNGYELDAERPHAWRYRDYVVNSFNADKPYDQFVREQIAGDEMADKDAKRRPELLIATGMHRCGPVHLVSGNLDQEVLRQEVLTEMVNGIGSTFLGLTFACTRCHDHKFDPLSAGDYYRLQAFFANAKYTETDFATAEQRDARNKRVEAITAKTAPLKKQIAELDAPVRAKVAKEKREKLEPRFKDALDVPADNRTPAQKALAAQAKTLTNVSWDEVLAAMAPDHLAKRAKLREQLHTLEARMPPPTPAAWAIENSGRAKTHVLRRGEAHLKSVEVQPGLPRVLVQGDASVPKTRRELADWLTAPEHPLTGRVMVNRLWQHHFGRGLVATPNDFGTRGDRPTHPELLDWLATELVESKWSLKRVHRLIVTSETYTQSATADGGAKVDPDNKLLWRMNRRRLEAEAVRDSILGAAGTLNREVGGPSVKVPLEPEVYDLIFTEGEPDGLWPVTPDVKQHTRRSVYLFNKRNVRQPLLEAFDQPDTLNSCAARPVSTFAPQALILMNSPFVHDQAKALALTLFEEAGRDPVKQVEALYRRAVGRAPNATERSLAAEFLKEQADTVRERVRAKVPVGIDSAALPKGAELAQVRALADLCVVVFNTHEFAYIP; this is encoded by the coding sequence ATGACCCGCCGCGCCGTTCCGGTCGCCCTGCTCGCGCTGGTGCTGCTCGCCGTTGAGTACGCCGGGGGCGAACCGCCGAAGTACGCCGATCCCGAACTGAAGCCGAAGGACCGTGCGCACTGGGCGTTCATACCCCCGAAGCGGCCGGTGCTACCGAAGGCGCCACCGGGGGCCAACCCGATCGACGCGTTCGTTCGCGCGCGACTAGACGCGGAAGGGCTGAAGCCGTCCCCTCGGGCGGACAAACTCACGCTGATCCGGCGCCTCACGCTCGATCTGACGGGGCTTCCGCCGACGCCCGCTGAGGTCGAGGCGTTTCTGACGGACGAGCGCCCCGGCGCCTACGAAACGCTCGTGGACCGGTTGCTCGCTTCGCCGCACTTCGGCGAGCGGTGGGCGACTCACTGGCTCGATGTGGTGCGGTTCGCCGAGACCAACGGGTACGAACTGGACGCCGAGCGCCCGCACGCGTGGCGGTACCGCGACTACGTCGTCAACAGCTTCAACGCCGACAAGCCTTACGATCAGTTCGTGCGCGAGCAGATCGCCGGCGACGAGATGGCGGACAAAGACGCCAAACGTCGGCCCGAACTGCTCATCGCGACCGGAATGCACCGGTGCGGCCCGGTTCACCTCGTGAGCGGGAACCTCGATCAGGAGGTGCTGCGCCAGGAGGTGCTCACCGAGATGGTGAACGGAATCGGCTCGACCTTCCTGGGCCTGACGTTCGCTTGCACCCGGTGCCACGACCACAAGTTCGACCCGCTCTCGGCTGGGGATTACTACCGGCTCCAGGCGTTTTTCGCCAACGCGAAGTACACCGAGACGGACTTCGCCACAGCGGAGCAGCGCGACGCACGGAACAAGCGGGTGGAAGCGATCACCGCGAAGACCGCGCCGCTGAAGAAGCAGATCGCGGAACTCGATGCGCCGGTGCGTGCGAAGGTCGCGAAGGAGAAGCGCGAGAAGCTGGAGCCGCGCTTCAAGGACGCCCTTGATGTGCCGGCCGACAATCGCACCCCGGCGCAGAAGGCCCTCGCCGCGCAGGCAAAAACGCTCACGAACGTGAGCTGGGATGAGGTGCTCGCCGCGATGGCACCGGATCATCTTGCGAAGCGCGCGAAGCTCCGGGAGCAACTCCACACACTCGAAGCCCGGATGCCCCCGCCGACACCGGCGGCGTGGGCGATCGAGAACTCGGGACGCGCGAAAACCCACGTCCTTCGACGCGGCGAGGCGCATCTGAAATCGGTGGAGGTGCAGCCCGGCCTGCCGCGTGTGCTCGTTCAGGGTGATGCGTCGGTTCCAAAGACCCGACGCGAACTGGCGGACTGGCTCACGGCGCCCGAGCACCCGTTAACGGGGCGCGTGATGGTGAACCGGTTGTGGCAGCACCACTTCGGCCGCGGGCTCGTGGCCACCCCCAACGACTTCGGAACCCGCGGCGACCGTCCGACGCACCCGGAACTGCTCGACTGGCTCGCGACCGAACTCGTTGAGTCGAAGTGGAGTTTGAAGCGCGTCCACCGCCTGATCGTGACCAGCGAAACCTACACGCAGTCGGCGACCGCTGACGGCGGGGCGAAGGTCGATCCCGACAACAAACTGTTGTGGCGGATGAACCGCCGGCGCCTCGAGGCGGAGGCCGTGCGCGATTCGATCCTGGGGGCCGCGGGGACGCTGAACCGCGAAGTCGGTGGGCCGTCCGTGAAGGTGCCGCTCGAACCCGAGGTGTACGATCTGATCTTCACCGAGGGCGAGCCGGACGGGCTGTGGCCGGTCACACCCGATGTGAAGCAGCACACGCGCCGCTCGGTCTACCTGTTCAACAAGCGGAACGTGCGGCAACCACTGCTCGAAGCGTTCGACCAGCCCGACACGCTGAACTCGTGCGCCGCGCGCCCGGTTAGTACGTTCGCCCCGCAAGCGCTGATACTGATGAACAGCCCGTTCGTTCACGATCAGGCGAAGGCGCTTGCGTTGACGCTGTTCGAGGAAGCCGGGCGCGACCCCGTGAAGCAGGTCGAGGCGCTTTACCGTCGCGCCGTCGGCCGCGCGCCGAACGCGACGGAGCGGTCTCTCGCGGCGGAGTTCCTGAAGGAGCAAGCCGACACCGTGCGCGAACGCGTCCGGGCAAAGGTGCCGGTTGGGATAGACTCGGCGGCGCTTCCCAAGGGGGCCGAACTAGCGCAGGTCCGGGCGCTCGCCGACCTGTGCGTGGTGGTGTTCAACACGCACGAGTTCGCGTACATCCCGTGA
- a CDS encoding helix-turn-helix domain-containing protein, with protein sequence MMKKYIVRLSDAERATLSEVVKKLKGSSQKVRRAQILLKADADGPGWTDAKIAEAVGCRTKTVENIRERVVTSGFEVALHGQPRAEPPRAKLLDGQQEAPVIAMRLGPPPKGFANWSLRLLAEQVVALEVVDAISHETIRQTLKKTRWRRGSWSTG encoded by the coding sequence ATGATGAAGAAGTATATCGTTCGTCTTTCGGATGCGGAACGGGCCACGTTGTCGGAGGTGGTCAAGAAACTCAAGGGATCCTCGCAGAAGGTTCGTCGGGCCCAGATTCTTCTGAAGGCCGATGCCGATGGCCCGGGCTGGACGGATGCGAAGATTGCCGAGGCCGTCGGATGTCGCACCAAGACCGTGGAGAATATCCGGGAGCGCGTGGTGACGAGCGGGTTCGAGGTGGCACTCCACGGACAACCCCGGGCCGAGCCCCCGCGAGCCAAGTTGCTCGACGGCCAACAGGAAGCCCCAGTCATCGCGATGCGATTGGGTCCGCCGCCCAAGGGCTTCGCCAACTGGAGCCTGCGGTTACTGGCCGAGCAGGTCGTCGCGTTGGAGGTTGTGGACGCCATCAGCCACGAGACCATTCGTCAGACGCTCAAAAAAACGCGATGGCGCCGCGGAAGTTGGAGTACGGGGTGA
- a CDS encoding shikimate kinase, with amino-acid sequence MTGGATARPNVIVLVGYRGTGKSTVGRLLAERLGWRFFDTDDHVEAAAGKSIRDIFATDGELAFRERESEALTELCQRGTCVIATGGGAVLREANRELLKSSGFVVWLTATPETVLARLQSDPTTGARRPNLTAVGGEEEVRALIAFRAPLYRATANCAVATDALSPETLTDAILSARAESQSARAS; translated from the coding sequence GTGACCGGTGGAGCGACTGCACGCCCGAACGTAATCGTTCTGGTCGGGTATCGGGGGACCGGAAAATCGACCGTGGGGCGGTTGCTCGCGGAACGGTTGGGGTGGAGGTTCTTCGACACCGACGACCACGTTGAGGCCGCTGCGGGGAAATCGATTCGGGATATTTTCGCGACGGACGGTGAGCTTGCGTTTCGTGAACGGGAGTCCGAGGCGCTCACCGAACTGTGCCAGCGGGGCACGTGCGTGATCGCAACCGGTGGCGGCGCGGTGCTCCGCGAAGCGAACCGCGAACTGCTCAAGAGCAGCGGCTTCGTGGTGTGGTTAACGGCCACGCCAGAAACCGTACTCGCTCGGCTTCAGAGCGACCCCACAACCGGGGCGCGCCGGCCGAACCTGACGGCCGTTGGTGGTGAGGAGGAGGTGCGGGCGCTGATTGCGTTCCGTGCGCCGCTGTACCGTGCAACCGCGAATTGTGCGGTGGCGACCGATGCCCTGTCACCGGAGACGCTGACGGACGCGATCTTAAGCGCGCGAGCCGAGTCGCAAAGTGCCCGGGCGTCTTAG
- the aroE gene encoding shikimate dehydrogenase, producing MSSDRVLVVIGRTRHKMVVAELQEAVKRGAKFIELRLDFLAKAVDFKRLTPLKQCPWVATLRRPADGGRFSGNEQERMMIIRQAIASGAFEWVDLETDIAGAVPRYGKVKRIVSYHNTAETPANLDDIFADMLKQDADVYKIAVAAQSPADVAKVLHLQRTAPKPTVAFCMGDIGQPTRFLALKFGAPWIYAAFNKERGIAPGLPSFDEFRTTYPVQEITADTQIFGVLGDPVGHSLSPLLHNHMYRKLGVNALYLPFQVPRGQLSQALEVYGQIPVRGYSVTIPHKEAAAALAKQAEPTVPFTGSANTLVRRDDGAFAAANTDLGAILDSLKAHLAQKSKDGPFVQLSQLSVLILGAGGAARSAAYGMHREGAQITISARTYDRAQKLAEDVKCKAVDWHARHNVNFDVLINCTPVGMHPNVDESPCHFSVLKPGAIVFDTIYRPETTLLIREARARGCDTITGVDMFVRQAARQIELFTGHVPDTETMRTIMRKALSPLTKAFDEEAPAREDAVRADE from the coding sequence ATGTCGTCGGATCGGGTGCTCGTGGTCATCGGCCGGACCCGCCACAAAATGGTCGTGGCCGAACTGCAAGAGGCGGTCAAACGCGGGGCCAAGTTCATCGAGCTGCGGCTCGACTTTCTCGCCAAGGCCGTCGATTTCAAGCGCCTCACCCCCTTGAAACAGTGCCCGTGGGTCGCCACCTTGCGCCGCCCGGCGGACGGCGGGCGGTTCTCGGGCAACGAGCAAGAGCGGATGATGATCATCCGCCAGGCGATCGCCTCGGGTGCGTTCGAGTGGGTGGACCTCGAAACCGACATCGCCGGCGCGGTGCCGCGGTACGGTAAAGTGAAGCGGATCGTCAGCTATCACAACACCGCGGAGACGCCGGCGAACCTCGACGACATCTTCGCCGACATGCTCAAGCAGGACGCCGACGTTTACAAGATCGCGGTGGCCGCGCAATCTCCCGCCGATGTCGCCAAGGTGCTGCACCTGCAACGCACCGCCCCGAAGCCGACGGTGGCGTTCTGCATGGGCGACATCGGGCAGCCGACCCGGTTTCTGGCGCTCAAGTTCGGGGCCCCGTGGATCTATGCGGCTTTCAACAAAGAGCGCGGCATCGCGCCGGGGTTGCCCAGCTTCGACGAGTTCCGAACGACCTACCCCGTTCAGGAAATCACCGCGGACACGCAGATCTTCGGCGTGCTCGGCGATCCGGTGGGGCACAGCCTCAGCCCGCTGCTGCACAACCACATGTACCGCAAGCTCGGCGTGAACGCGCTGTACCTGCCGTTTCAGGTGCCGCGCGGTCAACTGTCGCAAGCGCTCGAGGTGTACGGCCAGATCCCGGTTCGCGGGTACAGTGTCACGATCCCGCACAAGGAAGCCGCCGCCGCCCTCGCCAAACAGGCCGAGCCGACGGTACCGTTCACCGGGTCGGCGAACACGCTCGTGCGCCGCGACGACGGCGCCTTCGCCGCCGCCAACACCGACCTCGGTGCGATCCTCGACTCGCTCAAAGCGCACCTCGCCCAGAAGTCCAAAGACGGGCCGTTTGTGCAGTTGAGCCAACTGTCGGTGCTGATCCTCGGGGCCGGTGGGGCGGCCCGGTCCGCTGCCTACGGGATGCACCGCGAGGGGGCGCAGATAACCATTTCAGCCAGGACGTATGATCGGGCACAGAAGCTTGCCGAGGACGTGAAGTGCAAGGCGGTGGACTGGCACGCCCGGCACAACGTCAACTTCGACGTGCTCATCAACTGCACGCCCGTCGGGATGCACCCCAACGTGGACGAATCGCCGTGCCACTTCAGCGTCCTGAAGCCCGGTGCGATCGTATTCGACACGATTTACCGGCCGGAAACGACCCTGCTCATCCGCGAAGCCCGCGCTCGCGGCTGTGACACCATTACCGGCGTGGACATGTTCGTTCGGCAGGCGGCGCGGCAAATCGAATTGTTCACCGGACACGTGCCCGACACGGAAACCATGCGGACCATCATGCGGAAGGCCCTCTCGCCGCTGACCAAGGCGTTCGATGAAGAGGCGCCTGCTCGTGAAGACGCCGTCCGCGCGGACGAGTGA
- the rpmG gene encoding 50S ribosomal protein L33, with the protein MAKSKEARSIIKLKSEASDHCYFTQKNRNNTKERISLRKFDPVVRRHVMYKEASKV; encoded by the coding sequence ATGGCGAAGTCGAAAGAAGCACGCAGCATCATCAAGCTGAAGAGCGAAGCCAGCGACCACTGCTACTTCACTCAGAAAAACCGGAACAACACCAAGGAACGCATCTCGCTCCGGAAGTTCGACCCGGTCGTGCGCCGCCACGTCATGTACAAGGAAGCGAGCAAGGTGTAA
- a CDS encoding glycosyltransferase family 2 protein: MVATVAAWGCLVPATLACLGYLVPALAGLRRRSFVPRRRPTRTFTVLVPAHNEEAALPRTLRSLAALRYPPERVRVLVIADNCTDQTANVARAFGAECSERAEPDRRGKGFALAFGLEHALRHAPDAVLVLDADCELNTDALGALDAAFAAGAEAVQAAVQSANADDGPGGFVAAVGAAFDAITAAGWDALGCSVPLRGTGMALGRGVLERVPWTAFSAVEDAEYAARLRRAGVRVRYCAEAQVFCEAPAGVAELCRQRRRWSGAGLLASKPLVLGYVVAAVAVGFLCGYLAWPAALLTALGLLYFRAVWAVGVTRTRAGLLLRAPGVVARLGFVTLGAAFRRPPTWDRSHRPDGGRRAA; this comes from the coding sequence ATGGTCGCGACCGTCGCGGCCTGGGGGTGCCTCGTCCCCGCGACGCTGGCGTGCCTGGGTTATCTCGTTCCCGCGCTTGCGGGGTTGCGCCGCCGGTCATTCGTACCGCGCCGCCGACCGACCCGCACTTTCACCGTTCTCGTCCCCGCACATAACGAAGAAGCGGCGCTGCCACGAACGCTGCGGAGCCTCGCGGCTCTCCGGTACCCGCCGGAACGGGTGCGGGTACTGGTGATCGCGGACAACTGCACCGACCAGACGGCGAACGTCGCCCGCGCGTTCGGCGCGGAGTGTTCCGAGCGCGCCGAACCGGACCGGCGCGGGAAAGGCTTCGCACTCGCCTTCGGTTTAGAGCACGCACTGCGGCACGCGCCCGATGCGGTTCTGGTGCTCGACGCCGATTGTGAGCTGAACACGGACGCACTCGGAGCACTCGACGCCGCATTCGCGGCGGGTGCGGAAGCGGTTCAGGCGGCCGTGCAGTCGGCCAACGCAGACGACGGCCCCGGCGGGTTCGTCGCGGCGGTGGGCGCGGCGTTCGACGCCATCACCGCCGCCGGGTGGGACGCGCTCGGCTGCTCGGTGCCCCTGCGCGGCACCGGGATGGCGCTCGGTCGCGGGGTTCTGGAGCGCGTCCCCTGGACCGCGTTCAGCGCGGTCGAAGACGCCGAATACGCCGCGCGCCTGCGCCGCGCGGGCGTTCGTGTTCGGTACTGCGCGGAAGCGCAGGTGTTCTGCGAGGCACCAGCGGGCGTTGCGGAGTTGTGCCGTCAGCGCCGGAGGTGGAGCGGGGCCGGACTGCTCGCGAGCAAGCCGCTGGTGCTGGGCTATGTTGTGGCGGCGGTCGCGGTGGGCTTTCTGTGCGGGTACCTCGCCTGGCCCGCGGCGCTGCTGACCGCGCTCGGGTTGCTGTACTTTCGTGCGGTGTGGGCCGTCGGCGTCACTCGCACCCGAGCCGGCCTGCTCTTGCGTGCCCCCGGAGTGGTTGCCCGGCTCGGGTTCGTTACCCTTGGGGCCGCGTTCCGTCGACCTCCCACATGGGACCGTTCCCACCGACCAGACGGGGGCCGACGCGCCGCATGA
- a CDS encoding polysaccharide deacetylase family protein → MTFARRTHWAKRAVLAPFSRTRIAGVQVLLTFDDGPHPEHTPAVLERLSTFGASAAFFLVGNRITEPALVEHVRGHGHAIGNHTFGHAVPRWCEVRASIEDVRRCQLLVPHATLFRPPLGKLTPGLWLAARRLGLGCMSWSLDSGDWRCRSAADAKRCADEVLKFVRPGDIILFHDDHRWIAPILDVVLPGLAARRLLPDIRSMARRSRT, encoded by the coding sequence ATGACCTTCGCCCGACGAACCCACTGGGCGAAGCGTGCCGTGCTGGCCCCGTTCAGCCGCACCCGCATCGCGGGTGTTCAGGTGTTGCTCACCTTCGACGACGGCCCACACCCCGAACACACGCCAGCGGTACTCGAGCGCCTCTCCACGTTCGGGGCGTCGGCCGCGTTCTTTCTGGTCGGCAACCGAATCACCGAGCCGGCGCTGGTGGAACACGTCCGGGGTCACGGGCACGCGATCGGGAACCACACGTTCGGCCACGCCGTCCCGCGCTGGTGTGAGGTTCGCGCGTCAATCGAAGACGTGCGCCGGTGCCAGTTGCTCGTACCGCACGCGACCCTGTTCCGCCCGCCACTCGGTAAGCTGACACCGGGGCTGTGGCTCGCAGCCCGCCGGCTCGGGTTAGGGTGCATGTCCTGGTCGCTGGACAGCGGCGACTGGCGGTGCCGAAGCGCGGCCGACGCGAAGCGGTGCGCGGACGAAGTGCTGAAGTTCGTTCGCCCCGGCGACATCATTCTGTTCCACGACGACCACCGGTGGATTGCGCCGATTCTTGATGTCGTGTTACCCGGACTCGCCGCCCGCCGGCTCTTACCCGACATCCGATCGATGGCCCGACGTTCACGAACGTGA
- a CDS encoding YcjX family protein, which yields MSIFRGIKTTEARVGVVGLYNSGKTVLLTSLINHLQDHDPDRFPLGKPGTQLRKFTVKESDDGWVPFNYSGHRDALVNAGRWPAKSTDRSQFVCQFERSDWTFSDCLLKLYDLPGERIADAAMLGRDFTGWSERVLNLITNDTAYRDCSAAFLDALKNPQVTAKEILAAYRLALANLILRYKPLISPSTFLLDTKGQAARPMAPEALAEARFCGLDADSQFCPLPAALRRGGTALFEQFSSHYERYVEQVVVPTVAAFRSCTALVVLVDVTMLLAGGVGMYDDNRQIVRDLFDVLEPGENTVFGPLARGLSKVFLPHSWRPGWITRVAFVAPKLDLVHPLDRDRMQLLTRRMVERFATDRDGLRSQFFNVSSVVSTKALAAEPGGPRVLVGTPLRGADGRKVPPGAEQRFTSSELPNDWPSEWPAGQYTFPEVYPRVPTRKDYPPDQVNLDKLATFIID from the coding sequence ATGAGCATCTTCCGCGGCATCAAAACCACCGAAGCGCGTGTCGGGGTGGTCGGGCTGTACAACTCCGGCAAAACGGTGCTGCTCACGTCGCTCATCAACCACCTTCAGGACCACGACCCGGATCGGTTTCCGCTCGGCAAGCCCGGCACCCAGCTCCGCAAGTTCACCGTCAAGGAATCGGACGACGGGTGGGTGCCGTTCAACTACAGCGGGCACCGCGACGCGCTGGTCAACGCCGGCCGGTGGCCCGCGAAGAGCACCGACCGGTCCCAGTTCGTGTGCCAGTTCGAGCGGTCCGACTGGACGTTCAGCGACTGCCTGCTGAAGCTGTACGACCTCCCGGGCGAGCGGATCGCGGACGCGGCGATGCTGGGCCGCGACTTCACCGGGTGGTCCGAGCGGGTGCTGAACCTGATCACCAACGACACCGCCTACCGGGACTGCTCCGCGGCGTTTCTCGACGCGCTCAAGAACCCCCAGGTGACCGCGAAAGAAATCCTGGCGGCGTACCGCCTCGCGCTGGCCAACCTGATCCTCCGCTACAAGCCGCTCATTTCGCCTTCCACGTTTCTGCTCGACACGAAAGGCCAGGCTGCACGGCCGATGGCACCGGAGGCGCTGGCCGAGGCGCGGTTCTGCGGCCTCGACGCCGACTCGCAGTTCTGCCCGCTGCCGGCCGCTCTCCGGCGCGGGGGCACCGCACTGTTCGAGCAGTTTTCCAGTCACTACGAGCGCTACGTGGAGCAGGTGGTCGTGCCGACCGTCGCGGCGTTCCGGTCGTGTACGGCCCTCGTGGTGCTGGTCGATGTCACAATGCTCCTGGCCGGCGGGGTCGGCATGTACGACGACAACCGGCAAATCGTCCGCGACCTGTTCGATGTCCTCGAACCGGGGGAGAACACCGTATTCGGTCCGCTGGCGCGCGGGCTGAGCAAGGTGTTCCTGCCGCACTCGTGGCGCCCGGGCTGGATCACCCGCGTCGCGTTCGTGGCGCCGAAACTGGACCTCGTTCACCCGCTCGACCGCGACCGGATGCAGTTGCTCACGCGCCGCATGGTGGAGCGGTTCGCCACCGACCGCGACGGGCTGCGCTCGCAGTTCTTCAACGTGTCGTCGGTGGTGTCGACCAAAGCCCTGGCCGCCGAGCCCGGCGGCCCGCGGGTGCTGGTGGGCACGCCACTCCGCGGCGCCGACGGTCGCAAAGTTCCCCCGGGCGCCGAGCAGCGGTTCACCTCGTCCGAGTTGCCCAACGACTGGCCGTCGGAATGGCCCGCCGGGCAGTACACGTTCCCCGAGGTCTACCCGCGGGTGCCTACCCGCAAGGACTACCCGCCGGATCAGGTGAACCTCGACAAGCTCGCCACGTTCATCATCGACTGA
- a CDS encoding 1-aminocyclopropane-1-carboxylate deaminase/D-cysteine desulfhydrase yields the protein MSGPTLSPAEVRAAVAKLPRVRLAHLPTPLEELHRFSAALGGGVRVFIKRDDCTGLVLGGNKARHNEFLFGDALASGADMFVWGALVQSNNCRTTAAACAKLGLECRLYLSRAHQKTEPQGNLLLDYLVGAHVEFTNAKIGPELNALLAGKAEEFRAAGRTPYFWDPPRVVPMAAASYALCMAELTEQLGALGVNPEAYYVSSAGATGAGVALGNCLLGLSGRARLICPMPWPWDIPTRMAEDATAAAALMGLPHRLTASDLDADESYIAPGYGLPSPAGQEAMHLLATTEAILTDHVYTAKALAALVADVRAGRYPRGSSVAFIHTGGVPAIFAEPEKVLPGM from the coding sequence ATGTCCGGTCCCACGCTCAGTCCGGCGGAGGTGCGCGCCGCCGTCGCGAAGTTGCCCCGTGTGCGGCTCGCGCACCTGCCCACACCGCTCGAAGAGCTGCACCGGTTCTCGGCCGCACTCGGCGGGGGTGTGCGCGTCTTTATCAAGCGTGACGATTGCACCGGCCTCGTCCTGGGCGGGAACAAGGCCCGGCACAACGAGTTCCTGTTCGGCGATGCCCTGGCGAGCGGCGCCGACATGTTCGTGTGGGGCGCGCTGGTCCAGTCGAACAACTGCCGCACCACCGCCGCGGCCTGTGCGAAACTTGGGCTGGAGTGCCGCCTCTACCTTTCGCGCGCCCACCAGAAGACGGAACCGCAGGGGAACCTGCTCCTCGACTATCTGGTCGGGGCGCACGTCGAGTTCACGAACGCGAAGATCGGTCCCGAACTGAACGCACTGCTGGCGGGAAAGGCGGAGGAGTTTCGCGCCGCGGGGCGAACGCCGTACTTCTGGGACCCGCCGCGGGTGGTGCCGATGGCCGCCGCCAGTTACGCGCTCTGTATGGCCGAACTGACGGAGCAACTCGGGGCGCTGGGTGTGAACCCGGAGGCGTACTACGTGTCGTCGGCGGGGGCGACCGGCGCCGGCGTCGCGCTCGGGAATTGCCTGCTGGGGCTTTCGGGCCGCGCGCGGCTGATTTGCCCGATGCCGTGGCCGTGGGACATTCCCACCCGGATGGCCGAGGACGCCACCGCCGCGGCCGCGCTGATGGGCCTCCCGCACCGGCTCACGGCTTCCGATCTCGACGCCGACGAGAGCTACATCGCGCCGGGTTACGGCTTGCCCTCGCCGGCCGGTCAGGAGGCGATGCACCTGCTGGCGACCACCGAAGCCATTCTGACGGACCACGTCTACACCGCCAAGGCGCTCGCGGCGCTGGTGGCTGACGTGCGCGCGGGCCGCTACCCGCGCGGCTCGTCGGTGGCGTTCATCCACACCGGGGGCGTGCCGGCGATCTTCGCGGAGCCCGAGAAAGTGTTGCCCGGCATGTAG
- a CDS encoding transposase, which yields MAPRKLEYGVIPPDADAAFVAHMALVLDTYALPYDCLYPVLNMDEQPIPLLKETRAPIPATKDHPRRVDYEYERAGTASIFMFCEALVGWRQVSVRERRTKVDWALEVAELLRTRYRDAVKVIVVCDNRNTHTIGAFYEAFDPETARALVRRSEFRHTPKHGSWLHVAECELSAMTRQCVQGRRFATIEELRVETAAWQDYTNDKQRSVDRQFRTDDARNRLKSLYPKIKT from the coding sequence ATGGCGCCGCGGAAGTTGGAGTACGGGGTGATCCCGCCAGACGCCGACGCGGCGTTCGTGGCGCACATGGCGTTGGTCCTGGACACCTATGCCTTGCCTTACGATTGCCTCTACCCGGTACTCAACATGGACGAGCAACCGATCCCGTTGCTCAAGGAGACGCGGGCGCCGATTCCCGCGACGAAGGATCATCCGCGCCGGGTGGACTACGAGTACGAGCGGGCGGGCACGGCGAGCATCTTCATGTTCTGTGAGGCGCTGGTGGGGTGGCGCCAGGTGAGCGTACGGGAGCGGCGGACGAAGGTGGATTGGGCGTTGGAGGTGGCCGAGTTACTACGGACTCGCTACCGGGATGCCGTGAAGGTGATCGTGGTGTGCGACAACCGGAACACGCACACGATCGGTGCGTTCTACGAGGCGTTCGACCCGGAAACGGCGCGGGCGCTGGTGAGGCGATCGGAGTTCCGCCACACGCCCAAGCACGGGAGTTGGTTGCACGTCGCGGAATGTGAGCTGAGCGCGATGACGCGGCAATGCGTGCAGGGTAGGCGGTTCGCAACGATAGAGGAGTTGAGGGTAGAGACGGCCGCCTGGCAGGACTACACCAACGACAAGCAGCGTAGCGTCGATCGGCAGTTCCGCACCGACGATGCTCGCAACAGGCTCAAATCCCTCTACCCTAAAATCAAAACCTGA